The genomic region TTTTCCTTGTGGACTGTTTCCAGCCTCTCCTCACCCCAGATTATTGAGTAGTCCCTTATCCTGAAGGCACCTTCGTGGAAGCCCTTTCTTGCTATCACCTTCAGAAACGGGTGAACCTTCCTCAGGCCCCAGACTATGTCTTCAACGCGGTGCTCAAGCTCTTCTGGAATCTGGATGACCGCTATGTCGCCTATCACGTCGTAGCGCCTCAGGTGCTTCAGCTCTTCTCTGCTCATCCTCTCGGCCAAAACACTCTCAAGGTTCTTGTATATCTGCCTCTCCGGCCTGAGCGGGAGCTCCACCCGGAAAACCTCGTAGCCGAGTCCCTCAATACGGGGGTCGCTGATAACCGGGAGGAGAACATACCCGTTTTCCCTCCTCGGCCTCCTCCTGCCGTCGTAGAGGCCGAGCTTCTTCAGCTTTCTCTTGACGGGTTCTGCCTCCCGTCTAGGAACCTTTACCGCAGGCAAGCTCTCACCGGGAGGAGTTGGGAAAGGGACTTAAAAACGCTTACCTCCAGTAGGGCTCTCTCATAAGAACGGCCCGTCTGAATATCTCGACGAGTTCGGCATCGCTCGCCCCATTTCTTAGGGCAGTGGCGAAGTCTATCAGGTCATTTTTCCTCAGCAGGCAGGTCTTGAACTTGCCGTCGGAGGTAACCCTCAAGCGGGTGCAGTTGGCGCAGAAAACGGTGTTGTGCATCGCTCTGACTACCTCGACCTCAGCTATTCCGTAGTCAGTTGGGACGAAGTACTTCTTTCGCCTGTGCATTCTCCTCTCGCGGATTTCAACGGCCATCTCCTCAAGCTTTCTCTCAACCGGTTTGAGGGGGTAGAAGTACTTTTTAAAAAAGCGCGTCTCCGTGAACTCTCTAGGGGCCTCAAGCTCTATGAGCTGGAGAATTGCCCCGGTCTTTGCCGCAAAGTTCACCATCTCCCATATCTCGCCGTCATTTAGGCCCTTCATCACCGTCATGTTGAGTTTTACCGGGCTGAGGTACTTCACGGCCTCATTGATCCCCTCGATAACGACGTCGAGCATGTCAACGCCTGTGATTCTCCTATACACCTCTGGTCTGAGGCTGTGGAGCGAGACGTTGACCCTGTCCAGGCCGGCCTCCGCCAGCGGTCTGGCCAGTTCCTTTAAGCGGCTCCCGTTGGTCGTCATGGAGAGGTCTCTAAGGTAGGGTTTTATCCGTCTCACAATTTCGATGATGTCCCTCCTCACCGTTGGTTCGCCGCCGGTGAGCTTCACCTTCCTTATTCCGAGTC from Thermococcus sp. MAR1 harbors:
- the moaA gene encoding GTP 3',8-cyclase MoaA, coding for MTLYDRFGRPVTNLRISLTQDCNFRCFFCHREGQHFNASLELTPHEIERLVRIASRLGIRKVKLTGGEPTVRRDIIEIVRRIKPYLRDLSMTTNGSRLKELARPLAEAGLDRVNVSLHSLRPEVYRRITGVDMLDVVIEGINEAVKYLSPVKLNMTVMKGLNDGEIWEMVNFAAKTGAILQLIELEAPREFTETRFFKKYFYPLKPVERKLEEMAVEIRERRMHRRKKYFVPTDYGIAEVEVVRAMHNTVFCANCTRLRVTSDGKFKTCLLRKNDLIDFATALRNGASDAELVEIFRRAVLMREPYWR